One window from the genome of Cyclobacterium amurskyense encodes:
- a CDS encoding glycoside hydrolase family 3 N-terminal domain-containing protein, translated as MTDNTKSTRNALGSSSLNYSLLDLAKRGVLTLLLLTLNYISLFAQAPPFLDGKYDHWADSVLSTLTPEERIAQLIMIPAYSNKDKVHVDSIAGLVEKYGVGGIIFFQGGPVRQAHMINQFQQLSKVPLMISLDGEWGLKMRLDSTVRFPYQMALGGVDDEKLIYDMGAEVARQAKRAGINVNFAPVVDVNNNANNPVIGFRSFGEEKENVTSKSLAYMKGMQDNGVLASAKHFPGHGDTNVDSHYGLPVLNFSKRRLKDLELYPFQKLMDQGLGSIMVAHMEIPVLDSAENSPSSLSKPIVTDLLKNEMGYKGLIFTDALNMQAVAKYYPPGKVDAKALVAGNDMLLNTMNVPAAITEIKAALGRGEISQEEIDKRVLKVLKAKAWLGLDKWEPVETEHLIADLNNSEANFLAEKLTKASLTLLRNEENVLPLKGLGKTKIASLSIGANQRTEFQHYLDRYSPMDHFIFPKEGSIEDINALNESLSNHQVILVGIHGLGIREGRNDFGISPEMVTLLRSLIEKHTVIVSVFGNVYSLGKIQGLENAAGVIAAYQETPLTQDLTAQMIFGGIGASGKLPVTINHAFNRGDGLKLEGGIRMAYTLPEGVGMASMDLDGIDSMMRMAIKMKAIPGGQVLMAKDGKVFYHKAFGYHTYDSLQEVRVDDMYDLASITKISTSLAAFMHLKGEGKFDENQTLGHYLKAARGTNKENLVYRDILTHQARLRSWIPFWMSTVRKSGKFKWYTMKVDSSRRFPIKVADKLFIHRKYDRKIYKEILSSPLNAEPGYVYSDLSFILAPKVVEEITGEEFYTYLEENLYKPLGAGTLTFNPYLNFEMDRIVPTEYDSAFRKQLLHGTVHDEGAAMLGGVSGHAGLFGTSNDLAKLMHLYLYDGLYAGEQLIASGVVKEYSKCVYCEEGNYRGMGFDRQNKPGDPNGNAAASTSEQSFGHSGFTGTYTWIDPENKIVYVFLSNRVHPTRENRNIYKLNLRTNIMEEVYKAMKKARLNE; from the coding sequence ATGACCGATAATACTAAGAGTACCAGAAATGCTTTAGGGAGTAGTAGCCTAAACTATTCTTTACTTGATTTAGCAAAAAGGGGAGTGCTCACTTTGCTGTTGCTAACCCTTAATTATATTTCCCTCTTTGCGCAAGCACCACCATTTTTGGATGGGAAATACGATCATTGGGCGGATTCGGTTTTGTCTACATTGACTCCAGAGGAACGCATTGCGCAGTTGATCATGATTCCTGCTTACTCCAATAAGGACAAGGTGCATGTAGATTCCATTGCAGGATTGGTGGAGAAATATGGCGTGGGAGGAATTATCTTTTTTCAGGGAGGCCCCGTTCGTCAAGCACATATGATCAATCAATTTCAACAACTTTCTAAAGTGCCATTAATGATAAGCCTTGATGGGGAGTGGGGGCTGAAAATGAGGTTAGACAGCACTGTGCGTTTCCCTTATCAGATGGCTTTAGGTGGAGTAGATGACGAAAAGCTTATTTATGATATGGGCGCAGAGGTGGCAAGGCAAGCCAAAAGGGCTGGGATTAATGTGAATTTTGCACCAGTAGTGGATGTGAATAACAATGCCAATAATCCAGTGATTGGTTTTCGCTCCTTTGGTGAGGAAAAAGAAAATGTGACCAGCAAATCCCTGGCCTATATGAAAGGCATGCAGGACAATGGAGTTCTGGCTTCTGCCAAGCATTTTCCCGGTCATGGAGATACCAATGTTGATTCGCATTATGGGCTTCCAGTGCTTAACTTTTCTAAAAGACGCCTAAAAGATTTAGAATTGTATCCTTTTCAAAAATTGATGGACCAGGGATTGGGAAGTATAATGGTCGCCCATATGGAGATACCGGTTCTTGATAGTGCAGAAAACAGTCCTTCCAGTTTGTCCAAACCCATCGTTACAGACTTATTGAAAAATGAGATGGGCTATAAGGGGCTTATTTTCACTGATGCTCTTAATATGCAGGCTGTGGCAAAATATTACCCTCCGGGGAAAGTGGATGCCAAAGCATTGGTAGCAGGCAATGACATGTTGTTAAATACCATGAACGTTCCTGCCGCAATTACAGAAATAAAAGCAGCGCTTGGACGAGGGGAAATTAGTCAGGAAGAAATAGACAAAAGAGTGCTCAAAGTTTTAAAAGCCAAAGCATGGCTTGGTCTGGATAAGTGGGAACCGGTTGAAACGGAGCATTTAATCGCAGATTTAAACAATTCAGAAGCCAATTTTTTAGCTGAGAAGTTAACAAAGGCTTCACTAACCCTGCTTCGTAACGAGGAGAATGTGTTACCCCTCAAGGGGCTAGGAAAAACAAAGATTGCAAGCTTGTCCATAGGGGCAAACCAAAGGACTGAATTTCAGCATTACCTTGATAGGTACAGTCCTATGGATCATTTTATTTTTCCTAAAGAGGGAAGTATAGAAGATATAAATGCATTGAATGAAAGCCTTTCTAATCATCAGGTGATTCTGGTAGGAATCCATGGTTTGGGAATTAGAGAAGGGAGAAATGATTTTGGCATCAGTCCTGAGATGGTGACTTTACTGAGATCCCTTATTGAAAAGCATACGGTGATTGTTAGTGTTTTTGGTAATGTTTATAGTTTGGGGAAAATTCAAGGCTTGGAGAATGCAGCTGGAGTCATAGCCGCCTACCAGGAAACTCCCTTGACCCAAGACCTTACAGCGCAAATGATCTTTGGAGGGATTGGTGCAAGCGGGAAATTGCCTGTGACCATAAACCATGCCTTTAACAGAGGGGACGGATTGAAACTTGAAGGAGGAATAAGAATGGCTTATACCTTGCCGGAAGGGGTGGGCATGGCTTCTATGGATTTAGATGGAATAGATTCCATGATGCGGATGGCCATCAAAATGAAGGCCATTCCTGGAGGTCAGGTGTTAATGGCAAAGGATGGCAAAGTATTTTACCACAAAGCTTTTGGTTACCATACCTATGATTCTTTACAAGAGGTAAGGGTGGATGATATGTATGACCTGGCATCCATTACCAAAATCAGCACCTCTTTGGCAGCTTTTATGCATTTAAAAGGAGAGGGCAAGTTTGATGAAAACCAGACATTGGGCCATTACTTGAAAGCAGCCAGAGGGACCAATAAGGAGAATTTGGTCTACCGGGATATTTTAACCCACCAGGCAAGGCTGCGTTCATGGATTCCTTTTTGGATGTCCACGGTTAGAAAAAGCGGGAAGTTCAAATGGTATACCATGAAGGTGGATTCTTCCAGACGTTTTCCTATCAAAGTAGCCGATAAGTTGTTTATACATCGCAAATATGACAGGAAAATTTATAAGGAGATACTTTCCTCTCCTCTGAATGCTGAGCCGGGATATGTTTATAGTGACTTGTCATTTATTCTTGCGCCTAAGGTAGTGGAGGAGATTACAGGGGAGGAATTTTATACTTATCTTGAAGAAAACCTTTACAAGCCATTAGGGGCCGGAACACTCACGTTTAATCCTTATTTAAATTTTGAAATGGATCGAATAGTTCCCACAGAATATGATTCTGCATTCCGGAAGCAACTTTTACATGGCACGGTCCATGATGAAGGTGCGGCCATGTTGGGTGGAGTCAGTGGACATGCAGGTTTATTTGGTACTTCCAATGACCTGGCCAAGTTGATGCACCTTTATCTTTACGATGGCTTGTATGCAGGGGAGCAGTTAATTGCCTCAGGCGTGGTGAAGGAATATTCCAAATGCGTGTATTGTGAAGAGGGGAATTACAGAGGAATGGGATTTGACAGACAGAACAAGCCAGGAGATCCTAATGGCAATGCAGCGGCAAGTACCTCTGAGCAAAGTTTTGGCCATTCTGGTTTTACAGGGACATATACCTGGATTGATCCGGAAAATAAAATCGTTTATGTATTCCTCTCAAATAGAGTTCACCCTACAAGGGAAAATAGAAACATCTATAAATTAAATTTACGTACGAATATTATGGAGGAAGTTTACAAGGCGATGAAAAAAGCAAGGTTGAATGAATAA
- a CDS encoding response regulator — translation MCKIGLTFIVDDDPLYNFGTKKIMEITSFTNQALFFSNGEEAWEDFHHRITTNRPLPDVILTDINMPLMNGWELLDKIGSVSYDHPIKIFVISSSINQEEMDKAKKYHYVSDYIVKPLTLDKVKKLKAKILEGQY, via the coding sequence ATGTGTAAAATAGGGCTTACTTTTATAGTAGATGATGATCCACTATATAATTTTGGTACAAAAAAAATAATGGAAATAACTTCGTTTACCAATCAAGCTCTATTTTTTTCAAACGGAGAAGAGGCATGGGAAGATTTTCATCACAGAATCACAACAAACAGGCCTTTGCCAGACGTAATCCTTACGGATATCAATATGCCCTTGATGAATGGCTGGGAACTATTGGATAAAATTGGCAGTGTTTCCTACGATCATCCCATAAAAATCTTCGTGATTTCTTCTTCCATTAATCAAGAAGAAATGGACAAAGCCAAAAAATACCATTATGTCAGTGATTATATTGTAAAACCACTAACACTGGATAAAGTAAAAAAACTTAAAGCCAAAATCCTAGAAGGACAGTATTGA